A stretch of Treponema vincentii F0403 DNA encodes these proteins:
- a CDS encoding acyl-CoA dehydrogenase encodes MDFTLSREQLMAQQLFRDFAQNEVKPLAAEVDEEEKFPEENVKKMAKLGFFGIPVPKKYGGQGADVLTYAMCVEEMSKVCGTTGVIISAHTSLCIDPIMHFGTEEQKMKYVPDLASGKKIGAFGLTEPGAGTDAQGQQTTAVLDGDHWVLNGSKIFITNAGYADVFIVIAVTGIVKDKKGRSVKEISAFIVERGFPGFSIGKHEKKMGIRGSSTCELVFEDCIVPKENLLGVQGRGFIIAMTTLDGGRIGIAAQALGIAEGALEETIKYTKERVQFGKRISQQQNTQFQIADMAARTQGAQYLVYAAACKKQAANDNPNIRYSVEAAMAKLVAAEVASDVTRRCLQLFGGYGYTRDYPIERMMRDAKITEIYEGTSEVQRMVIAANLGVN; translated from the coding sequence ATGGATTTTACGTTGAGCAGAGAACAGCTCATGGCGCAGCAACTGTTTCGCGATTTTGCGCAAAACGAAGTAAAACCGCTTGCTGCCGAAGTCGACGAAGAGGAAAAATTTCCTGAAGAAAATGTCAAAAAGATGGCAAAGCTGGGATTCTTCGGTATTCCCGTCCCCAAAAAATACGGCGGACAGGGTGCTGACGTTTTAACCTATGCTATGTGTGTAGAAGAAATGAGTAAGGTATGCGGAACAACCGGCGTTATCATTTCCGCGCATACGTCACTGTGTATCGATCCGATTATGCACTTTGGGACGGAAGAGCAAAAGATGAAGTATGTTCCCGATTTAGCTTCCGGTAAGAAAATCGGTGCATTCGGATTGACCGAACCGGGCGCCGGTACCGATGCTCAGGGGCAGCAGACAACTGCAGTGCTTGACGGCGATCATTGGGTCTTAAACGGTAGCAAAATCTTTATCACCAATGCGGGATACGCCGATGTCTTTATCGTTATTGCGGTAACCGGTATCGTAAAGGATAAGAAAGGCCGCTCTGTCAAAGAAATCAGCGCATTTATCGTAGAGCGCGGCTTTCCCGGCTTCTCCATCGGTAAGCACGAAAAGAAGATGGGTATCCGCGGTTCTTCAACCTGTGAATTGGTCTTTGAAGACTGCATCGTACCGAAAGAAAATCTCCTCGGCGTACAGGGCAGAGGCTTTATCATTGCAATGACCACCCTCGACGGCGGACGTATCGGTATTGCGGCACAGGCGCTCGGTATTGCGGAAGGTGCTCTCGAAGAAACCATCAAATATACTAAAGAACGCGTACAGTTCGGAAAGCGCATCAGCCAGCAGCAGAACACTCAGTTCCAGATTGCCGATATGGCAGCCCGTACGCAAGGTGCGCAGTATCTTGTCTATGCGGCAGCGTGCAAGAAGCAAGCGGCAAACGATAATCCCAATATCCGCTATTCCGTAGAAGCGGCGATGGCAAAGCTCGTGGCAGCTGAGGTTGCAAGCGATGTAACCCGCCGCTGTTTACAGCTCTTCGGCGGATACGGCTATACCCGTGACTACCCGATCGAGCGGATGATGCGCGATGCAAAGATTACGGAAATTTACGAGGGTACGAGCGAAGTTCAGCGCATGGTTATTGCCGCAAACCTCGGCGTCAATTAA
- the acrA gene encoding acryloyl-CoA reductase electron transfer subunit beta, whose product MAYDSKDTEAFKGVWVFCEQRNGEILNTSFELLSEGRKLADELKGELCGVVLGKGIKEDALKNLGGYGADKVYYCEHDLLADYTTDAYTKVITALVQDKKPEVFLIGATTIGRDLGPRCAARLHTGLTADTTHLDVDTEKYKEFLRTSSTMDVEKTPFKVNTNLKMTRPAFGGHLMATIVCPRFRPQIATVRPGVMKKQDFDSAKAAKTVIEKPKVELSKADISVDILEIKKTAKNIVDLIGANVVVSVGRGIGKDPKAGIKLAEDLAQALGGVVGASRAVVDSGWMDANHQVGQTGKTVHPHIYVAVGISGAIQHLAGMQDSEYIIAVNKNPDAPIFGVADYGIAGDLFKVLPMLTEAVKAAKGSL is encoded by the coding sequence ATGGCTTACGATAGCAAAGACACTGAAGCCTTCAAAGGCGTGTGGGTATTTTGTGAACAGCGCAACGGAGAAATCCTCAACACCTCGTTTGAATTATTGAGCGAAGGCCGGAAGCTCGCCGATGAATTAAAGGGCGAACTCTGCGGCGTTGTACTTGGAAAAGGTATCAAAGAAGATGCATTAAAGAATCTCGGCGGTTACGGTGCCGACAAGGTGTACTACTGCGAGCACGATCTTCTTGCCGATTATACAACCGATGCGTATACAAAAGTGATTACCGCATTGGTACAGGATAAAAAACCGGAAGTCTTCTTAATCGGTGCGACGACCATCGGACGCGACTTAGGTCCCCGCTGTGCCGCACGGCTCCATACCGGATTGACCGCCGACACCACACACCTTGATGTCGATACGGAAAAATACAAGGAATTCCTCCGCACCAGCTCGACGATGGATGTCGAAAAGACACCCTTTAAGGTAAACACCAACTTGAAGATGACCCGTCCGGCGTTCGGCGGTCACTTGATGGCAACGATCGTCTGTCCCCGCTTCCGCCCGCAGATTGCAACCGTGCGTCCCGGCGTTATGAAGAAGCAGGACTTTGATTCGGCAAAAGCGGCAAAGACCGTGATTGAAAAGCCGAAAGTTGAGCTTTCCAAAGCCGATATCAGTGTTGATATCCTCGAAATCAAGAAAACCGCAAAGAACATCGTAGACTTGATCGGAGCAAATGTTGTAGTTTCCGTTGGCCGCGGTATCGGTAAAGATCCCAAAGCAGGTATCAAACTTGCCGAAGACTTGGCTCAAGCGCTCGGCGGCGTTGTCGGCGCTTCCCGTGCTGTTGTTGACTCCGGCTGGATGGATGCAAACCATCAGGTTGGACAGACCGGTAAAACCGTACATCCGCATATCTATGTGGCAGTCGGTATTTCCGGAGCAATTCAGCACCTTGCCGGTATGCAGGATTCCGAGTACATCATCGCGGTTAACAAGAACCCCGATGCGCCGATCTTCGGTGTAGCCGACTACGGTATTGCAGGAGACCTGTTCAAGGTACTTCCGATGCTTACCGAAGCAGTAAAAGCTGCAAAAGGCAGCCTGTAA
- the acrB gene encoding acryloyl-CoA reductase electron transfer subunit gamma yields MKAIVCVKQVPDTSGKVAVKENGQLDRASMMTITNPDDLNAIEAALQLKDQTGCEVVAISMGPPPAESMLRELLARGVDKAVLVSSREFGGSDTYATSQILAAAVRRVGVGPEDVVFCGRQAIDGDTAQVGPQIAEKLNLPQITYAADIKKEGNTLTVKRMLEDGYMLLKVKTPCLITCIKELNEPRYMSVSGIMECYEKPYEIYNYETLKDDPLIDKDTIGLEGSPTNVYKSFTPPQKGAGTMMEGADKAACEKLVGMLAEKHII; encoded by the coding sequence ATGAAAGCTATTGTTTGTGTAAAACAAGTTCCCGATACATCCGGAAAAGTTGCCGTCAAAGAAAACGGGCAGCTTGACCGCGCTTCGATGATGACCATCACCAACCCCGATGACTTAAATGCGATCGAAGCGGCGTTGCAGCTGAAAGACCAAACCGGCTGCGAAGTTGTCGCTATTTCGATGGGGCCGCCCCCTGCAGAGAGCATGCTCCGTGAGCTGTTGGCGCGTGGCGTTGACAAGGCGGTACTGGTTTCCAGCCGTGAGTTCGGCGGAAGTGACACGTATGCTACCAGTCAGATCTTGGCAGCAGCTGTACGCCGCGTCGGTGTAGGACCGGAAGATGTTGTATTCTGCGGACGGCAGGCGATCGATGGGGACACCGCGCAGGTAGGTCCGCAGATCGCTGAAAAATTGAATCTCCCGCAGATCACCTACGCAGCTGATATTAAAAAAGAAGGCAACACACTGACGGTAAAGCGTATGCTCGAAGACGGCTATATGCTGCTGAAGGTAAAGACTCCCTGTCTTATCACCTGTATTAAAGAGCTGAATGAACCGCGCTATATGAGCGTTAGCGGTATTATGGAATGCTACGAGAAGCCGTATGAGATATACAATTACGAAACCTTGAAGGACGACCCGCTCATCGATAAAGACACGATCGGTTTGGAAGGCTCTCCGACAAACGTATACAAGTCCTTTACCCCGCCGCAGAAAGGCGCCGGTACGATGATGGAAGGCGCCGACAAAGCCGCTTGTGAAAAGCTCGTCGGTATGCTTGCAGAAAAACATATCATTTAA